The proteins below are encoded in one region of Coffea arabica cultivar ET-39 chromosome 4c, Coffea Arabica ET-39 HiFi, whole genome shotgun sequence:
- the LOC113740296 gene encoding cytosolic sulfotransferase 7-like — MESQGVNQTDEFKNQITSSALPPGHAKDELPKVEKWWGRFDLYKYDGFWYRLDWLEGAISAKTNFQAQDNDILLSSPPKSGTTWLKSLMVSIMDSHAARTFNNINDAKDQYDLLEENFPHDLIPCMEMEIFNPLRASENPTLKGQPRLHHTHVPYSMLSESVKNSGCKIVYIARDPKDVLVSLWYFVNSAKKPEEEPYPMADAFDSFCKGVHFFGPFHDHVLGYWKESLARPDKILCLRYEDMKMNPRGEVTKLASFLGRPFINDDEVDRIISRCSLERLKGMQVNKEGCTNNGMPRSSFFRRGVVGDWKIHLTPEMKERLDEIARKKFQGAGLDIYYP; from the exons ATGGAGAGCCAAGGAGTTAATCAAACAG ATGAGTTCAAAAATCAAATTACATCATCGGCCTTGCCTCCAGGCCATGCAAAAGATGAACTGCCAAAGGTGGAAAAATGGTGGGGTCGTTTTGATCTTTATAAGTACGATGGCTTTTGGTACAGACTTGATTGGCTGGAAGGAGCCATATCTGCTAAAACAAATTTTCAGGCTCAAGACAATGATATTCTGCTTTCGTCTCCACCAAAATCAGGAACTACCTGGCTTAAATCTCTTATGGTCTCCATTATGGACAGTCATGCTGCTCGGACTTTCAACAATATCAATGATGCCAAGGATCAGTATGaccttttggaagaaaattttccCCACGACTTGATTCCATGTATGGAGATGGAAATCTTCAACCCATTAAGAGCATCAGAAAACCCAACTTTAAAAGGTCAACCAAGATTACATCATACTCATGTACCTTATTCAATGTTGTCTGAATCGGTCAAAAACTCAGGCTGTAAGATTGTATACATTGCTCGAGATCCCAAAGATGTACTGGTGTCACTATGGTACTTCGTCAATTCAGCTAAGAAGCCCGAGGAGGAACCATACCCTATGGCAGATGCCTTTGATAGTTTCTGTAAAGGAGTTCACTTCTTTGGACCTTTCCATGATCATGTTCTTGGCTACTggaaagaaagcttagccaggCCTGATAAGATACTCTGTTTGAGGTATGAGGACATGAAAATGAACCCTAGAGGTGAAGTGACTAAGCTGGCTTCATTTCTTGGTCGACCTTTTATTAATGATGATGAGGTTGATAGGATTATATCGAGATGTAGTCTTGAAAGGCTCAAAGGTATGCAGGTAAACAAGGAAGGATGTACAAACAATGGGATGCCTAGGAGTTCCTTCTTCAGGCGTGGTGTTGTTGGGGATTGGAAAATTCACTTGACACCAGAAATGAAGGAACGTCTCGATGAAATTGCTCGCAAGAAATTTCAAGGGGCTGGTTTGGATATATACTATCCTTAA